Within the Candidatus Dependentiae bacterium genome, the region TTAATTTTTGGAGATAGCGAGAGTATCTGAGTTGTTCTGCCGTTGGGTTGCCGCCTTCTTTGCCTGACATGGTAATCGAGTCATTGCCATCGTTGGTGAGATGGCGTATGAAACCCTTGGTGATATCGGCTAGGCTTATTGGTGCGGGAGTAGCATCGCGATTACTTGTACCGACCATTGTTCCAGTAATGGCCGATTCTTTTTTTGTAGGGCGTTGGGCAATTTTCGGGGATTCTTGTTTTTTTTCAGGTTCAACTATTTTTTGTTCTGCTGTTTTTTCTTCATTATCTTGCACAACGGTGGTTGATTTTTCTTGTTCTTTTTTTTTAATTTCTTGGTCCGGTTTCGAGTTTTGTTGCTCAGGAGTTTTTTCTTCCTCTTTTTGTGGAGATTCAGGTGTTGGTTGGGTTAAAGGTTCTTGATTTTCTGCTGCTGGCTCAGGAGTGAATTCTGGTTCGTCGGCAAATAGAGGAGTGCCACCAAAATCACTAGCGCGAGCCTTCATAGCAGCCCATTCTTCTTTTTGAGGCGCTTCTTGTTGTTTGGTTTCTTCTTGTGGTTCGTCTTGCATATAGACTATTTGTTCTCGTTCTTCATGTGATAGTTGAGTTTTTCTTTCATATTCTGCGTTCTGAGATTTCCAGACAAAAAGGAAAAGCATAATGCATGCATGAATAAGCAGCGCAAGCAGGAGTACGATCATCATTTTTCTGCGATAAGGGTTGCGCTGTTCCATTCGTTCCTTCTTTTTTAGTATCAGAGTACCAGCGCAGCCTACTCTATTACTATAAAAAGATGAATTAGATTTTTACAATCCAGGCAGTTTGTTTCTTTTTGATGAGCGACCAGGCATGATGTGCCCGATGGGTTTTGCTGTCATTGCCGTCGAGAAATCTGAGGAGTTCATCAAAGAAGTTTTGTGTTGGACCAAAAGGAACTTTTTCATGGCAGAGCCAGTGAAGGAGTGCGCGATAGCGCATGATGGGGTGGAGAGTAAGAAGTTTGGTGACGTTGATATGCCATGAGCCATTGTTTTGCTCGGCAAGATCTTGGAACGTTGTTGTGGTGAGCTCGTCTAAAAACGATTCGGTATCTTGAAGGCGTTGCAATGTTGCCATAAAATTTTTATCAAAACGATTGTCGCAGTTTTGTAGTGTTGGGAGTACCGACATTCGAATGCGGTTGCGTAAAAAAGCATCTGAGGTGTTAGTAGGATCGGTCAGATAGAGAATGTTGTGTGCATCCAAATAGGCAAGAATATCTGGCTTGCTGGTTTGCAATAATGGGCGAATATACACATCATCTTTGGCTTGCATGGCGGTCAGCCCGGTTAAGGTCGCGCCACGAAGTAAGCGAATAAAAAAGGTTTCTTGTTGGTCCTGAAGATGGTGTGCCAGGGCGATGTGGTTGCTTCCAGTTTCTTGCAGCAACTTTTGAAAAAAAGTTCGACGTGCCTTGCGGCCAATCTCTTCGTGGGATCCATTAAATTTTAACGATAGATTTAGTTCTGAAAGTTTGCGACTTATAAGGTTAATGCCAAGACTTCTTGCAAGCTCGTGGCAAAATTCTGCATCTTTGTGCGACTCGGCGCGCCATTCGTGGTCAAGATGTGCGGCAACAAGAGATGTAATAGCACCGGATTTTTGTAAGTCCGCCAAATAATGGAGGAGAAAAACCGAATCGGGCCCGCCAGAAAGTCCTACCACTATTTTTGAGTTCGGTGTAAGCAGGCAATTGGTTGTAATATAGGAATTAATTCGTTGGAGTAATGGTTCATTCATAGCTTTAATTATAGCCTAAAAAGGCCATAATTAAAGCTATTTTTCATATTCTTAAATATCTAAATTCTTAACGAAGTGGCCAAAGTTTTCTATATATTGCTTTCTGCCGCTAACGTCATCGCCCATAAGAGTGGTAAACCAGGTGTCAGCTTCAAGAGCATCTTCGATGGTAACTCTGAGCAGCGTGCGCTGAGCTGTGTCCATAGAAGTTTCCCATAGTTGCTCAGGGTTCATTTCTCCAAGACCTTTGTAGCGCTGAATGTTCATGTACGGTTTGCTGATAGCGCTTATAGCATCAAGAAGAGCGATAATGCCTTTGTTGATTATATGGCGATCTTTATCAACAACTTGCACTTTCCAATCATGATTTTCAAGGTGCGAAACGGGCTCAAGGTCTTTTATGAGCACTGCTAGCTGAGGTGAGCTAAAGAAAGCTACCGGCACATCCCAGTGGTTGTTCAACAATGAGAAAGTAATCATGGCTGCTTGTTTTAATGTCTCGTGTGTGTCAGCTGTCTCTACGGTTGCTTGTTGAGCCGTAATAGTGTATTTGTTCAAGTTCTTCTTGAGCATTTCCACTAATGCAGGAATACCCATGGATTCTTCCCACGGATTTTTTTGTAGAACGAGTGTTAAGGTGTGACAGAACTTTTGTAAAATTCTGAACGTC harbors:
- the tilS gene encoding tRNA lysidine(34) synthetase TilS; its protein translation is MNEPLLQRINSYITTNCLLTPNSKIVVGLSGGPDSVFLLHYLADLQKSGAITSLVAAHLDHEWRAESHKDAEFCHELARSLGINLISRKLSELNLSLKFNGSHEEIGRKARRTFFQKLLQETGSNHIALAHHLQDQQETFFIRLLRGATLTGLTAMQAKDDVYIRPLLQTSKPDILAYLDAHNILYLTDPTNTSDAFLRNRIRMSVLPTLQNCDNRFDKNFMATLQRLQDTESFLDELTTTTFQDLAEQNNGSWHINVTKLLTLHPIMRYRALLHWLCHEKVPFGPTQNFFDELLRFLDGNDSKTHRAHHAWSLIKKKQTAWIVKI
- a CDS encoding TonB C-terminal domain-containing protein yields the protein MEQRNPYRRKMMIVLLLALLIHACIMLFLFVWKSQNAEYERKTQLSHEEREQIVYMQDEPQEETKQQEAPQKEEWAAMKARASDFGGTPLFADEPEFTPEPAAENQEPLTQPTPESPQKEEEKTPEQQNSKPDQEIKKKEQEKSTTVVQDNEEKTAEQKIVEPEKKQESPKIAQRPTKKESAITGTMVGTSNRDATPAPISLADITKGFIRHLTNDGNDSITMSGKEGGNPTAEQLRYSRYLQKLSWWLNNADKVHNHKLNNQPAMKAELQMHMTLKRDGSLIGLEIAQSSGKKYIDEYALFIFRDASVSFPPVPSHIQDNPFKILFTVKVHIGQAKQSFGFSLQ